The nucleotide window GCAATACAAGTTGGGCAATATCAACCAGAGTACCATCACCGAAATGATGCTCTCCAACGCGCAACTTCAGTTCGGCAATGCCAAAAAGGAGCATCTTCCCGATAGCTGTCTGCAATGTCAATACCTGCATCTATGTCATGGAGAGTGTCCGAAAAACAGAATTGTGTCCATTCCGGGAGAGAAATACCCGGAAAACTATCTATGCGATGGACTAAAATATTACTTTAATCACACGGAATCGTATATGAAATACATGGCAACAGAACTGATGCATGACAGAGCACCCGCAAATGTCATGACGCTATTCGGATGAAAGGCTTATTCTTCTACAATCAATACGTACCTATGTATCAGAAAATAAAAATATTTGTACTTGCTGTTTTCATCATTGCCGGAGCTTATGCGACCGCGATCAATGTGCGGCACGTCTACAATTTCAATCCGTCCTGGAAGGTCTTTGTCGGGGAAAATAGTGCAGCTTCCGAGAAAGGTTTTGATGACAGCAACTGGAAATCGGTTTCACTGCCGTATGCCTGGAACGAGGATGCAGCCTTCAAAGTAGCTATCCACGATCTGCCCACGGGTATTGCCTGGTATCGCAAACATTTCAAATTACCACCATCATCGAAGAACAAAAAGGTTTTTCTGGAGTTCGAGGGAGTGCGCCAGGCAGCTCAAATATGGATTAACGGAACAAAGACCGGAATCTACGAAGATGGCATCTCCGCTTTCGGTATTGACATTACCCCTTATGTGATCTCGGGAAGCGACAATGTAATAGCTGTCCGAACGGATAATTCGTGGGGTTATAAGGAAGCAGCTACCGGCTCTACATTCCAATGGAACGACAAAAATTTTTATGCCAATTACGGTGGCATCGGCAAAAATGTTAAGCTGCATGTATGTGATAAGATATATCAGACATTGCCGTTGTACAGCAGCCTTCACACCACCGGTGTTTATCTTTATGCCAATCAGTTTGACATACCGAAAAGACGAGCAACATTGAACGTCGCGTCTGAAATAAAAAACGAGACAGCCCGCCCTGAGAGTGTCCGGCTTAAAGTAACGGTAGCTGACAGAAGCGGCAAAACGATCAAATCTTTTTCTGGTCAACCAATTGTTGTCCAACCAGGTAAATTGGTAGTTGCAAATGCGGCAGCGCCACTCGACAGCCTCCATTTCTGGAGCTGGGGATACGGTTATTTGTACACAATCAATACGATTCTCGTTATCGACAACAAAGAACAAGACCTTGTTTCGACTAATTTCGGATTTCGTAAGACCCATTTTGGAAATGGAATGGTAGAACTCAATGACCGGACCATTCAGCTGAAGGGATATGCGCAACGCTCTACCAACGAATGGCCGGCCGTCGGCACCGATATTCCGGCATGGGTCAGCGATTTCAGCAACGGTATGATGGTTGAAAGCAATGCCAATCTGGTACGCTGGATGCACGTTACGCCCTGGAAACAGGATGTGGAGTCGTGCGATCGGGTAGGACTCATTCAGGCTATGCCAGCAGGTGATTCGGAGAAGGACGTTGATGGAAGACGATGGGAACACCGCCTCGAGGTGATGCGAAACGCCATAATCTACAACAGAAACAACCCCAGCATTCTTTTCTATGAATCGGGCAACAAAGGCATCTCCGAAGAGCACATGTTGCAAATGAAAGCCATCCGCGATCTCTATGATCCTCACGGGGGAAGAGTCATCGGTTCGCGTGAAATGCTGGACAGCAAGAGCTCGGAGTACGGAGGAGAAATGCTTTATATCAACAAAAGTGCCCGCCAACCTGTCTGGGCAATGGAATATTGCCGCGATGAAGCCTTACGAAAATATTGGGATGAGCAATCGTACCCTTATCACAAGGAAGGCGCCGGGCCTCTTTACAAAGGAGCCAATGCCAGCGACTACAACCACAATCAGG belongs to Paludibacter jiangxiensis and includes:
- a CDS encoding glycoside hydrolase family 2 protein, translated to MYQKIKIFVLAVFIIAGAYATAINVRHVYNFNPSWKVFVGENSAASEKGFDDSNWKSVSLPYAWNEDAAFKVAIHDLPTGIAWYRKHFKLPPSSKNKKVFLEFEGVRQAAQIWINGTKTGIYEDGISAFGIDITPYVISGSDNVIAVRTDNSWGYKEAATGSTFQWNDKNFYANYGGIGKNVKLHVCDKIYQTLPLYSSLHTTGVYLYANQFDIPKRRATLNVASEIKNETARPESVRLKVTVADRSGKTIKSFSGQPIVVQPGKLVVANAAAPLDSLHFWSWGYGYLYTINTILVIDNKEQDLVSTNFGFRKTHFGNGMVELNDRTIQLKGYAQRSTNEWPAVGTDIPAWVSDFSNGMMVESNANLVRWMHVTPWKQDVESCDRVGLIQAMPAGDSEKDVDGRRWEHRLEVMRNAIIYNRNNPSILFYESGNKGISEEHMLQMKAIRDLYDPHGGRVIGSREMLDSKSSEYGGEMLYINKSARQPVWAMEYCRDEALRKYWDEQSYPYHKEGAGPLYKGANASDYNHNQDQFAIEDIRRWDDYYIARPGTGKRVSSGGVNIVFADSNTHFRGEENYRRSGEVDAMRIPKDAFYAHQAMWDGWVDLEKFHTYIIGHWNYADTIVKDISVVSAAPQIELFLNGRSLGVQTAKDAQYDFLHIFPKIKFEKGTLLAISKDAAGKEQSRYSVQTAGAPRQITLKPILNPKGWRADGSDLALIEVEVKDKNGIRCPLANDTIRFSVTGPAEWRGGIAQGKDNFILSQSIPVECGINRVFLRSLPQSGKVQIVASSNNLLPAEITLTTQHVAVNEGLSELAPLPDGALRRGETPTGKSYSTKRIALEVESAAAGANQEMAENSYDDNEMTEWRNDGKISTGWITYTLKRDAVVSEVVMKLTGWRSRSYPLTVSIDGKEVWKGSTPRSLGYVTLPIAPTKGKTITIRLTGDSKEKDAFENMIEVTGTKQLDLYNDPNAANSKGQLRIVEIEFYKTPKSNTTD